The Buchnera aphidicola (Hyperomyzus lactucae) genome has a segment encoding these proteins:
- a CDS encoding TIGR00645 family protein produces the protein MEKIIERTIYASRWLMFPVYVGLSFGFILLTLKFFQQIIFIIPDIISMSESGLVLVVLSLIDIALVGGLLVMVMFSGYENFISKMDMEDNQKRLGWMGTMDVNSIKNKVASSIVAISSVHLLRLFMEAEKILDNKIMLCVIIHLTFVLSAFGMAYIDKMSKKKHVLH, from the coding sequence ATGGAAAAAATTATTGAAAGAACTATATATGCTTCTCGGTGGTTAATGTTTCCTGTATATGTAGGTTTATCATTTGGATTTATATTGTTAACATTAAAATTTTTTCAGCAAATTATATTTATTATTCCAGATATTATATCTATGTCTGAATCTGGATTAGTTTTAGTTGTATTGTCTTTAATTGATATTGCCTTAGTTGGTGGATTATTAGTAATGGTGATGTTTTCTGGTTATGAAAATTTTATTTCCAAAATGGATATGGAAGATAATCAAAAAAGATTGGGATGGATGGGTACTATGGATGTAAATTCAATTAAAAACAAGGTGGCATCTTCTATAGTTGCTATATCTTCTGTACATCTTTTACGTCTTTTTATGGAAGCAGAGAAAATATTAGATAACAAAATTATGTTGTGTGTTATAATTCATTTAACTTTTGTATTATCAGCTTTTGGAATGGCATATATTGATAAAATGAGTAAAAAAAAACATGTTCTCCACTAA
- the repA gene encoding plasmid replication initiator RepA, producing MISRKCYIHNPNPRFVPPKNNKRRPYFICHAMKKASEIDVARCELTYFLQIKKTQNSNSLKTFRRLNEHRACAMRAMVLAMLYHFNISSELVQASVEQLSDECGLSTLSKAGNKSITRASRLITNFMEPMGFVTCKKTWDKILGNYMPKMITLTPLFFMLLDISEKNLINAKQQQLGWINKNLISKGLKPITMLDAKRRSKDAQIKNIFKYRISRHAFYKKKRNAQRLISLDEKEARQTILRALVAKYSISELTKLGPNGLKKQVNISYYYLRKIATNTYPDN from the coding sequence ATGATATCAAGAAAATGTTATATACATAATCCTAATCCAAGATTTGTACCACCAAAAAATAATAAACGTCGACCTTATTTTATTTGCCATGCAATGAAAAAAGCATCGGAGATAGATGTTGCACGATGCGAATTAACCTATTTTTTACAGATTAAAAAAACTCAAAATAGTAATTCTTTAAAAACATTTAGAAGATTGAACGAACATCGAGCATGTGCTATGAGAGCAATGGTTTTAGCTATGCTTTATCACTTTAATATTTCTTCTGAATTAGTTCAAGCATCTGTTGAACAATTATCTGATGAATGTGGTTTGTCTACATTATCTAAAGCAGGCAATAAATCTATTACTCGTGCTTCTAGATTAATTACTAATTTTATGGAACCTATGGGGTTTGTTACTTGCAAAAAAACATGGGATAAAATATTAGGTAATTATATGCCTAAAATGATTACATTAACTCCTTTGTTTTTTATGTTACTTGATATTTCTGAAAAAAATTTAATAAATGCTAAACAACAGCAGTTAGGATGGATTAATAAAAATCTTATTAGTAAAGGTCTTAAACCAATTACTATGCTGGATGCTAAAAGACGTTCTAAAGATGCTCAAATTAAAAATATTTTTAAATATAGAATATCTAGACATGCTTTCTACAAGAAAAAGAGAAATGCACAACGTTTAATTTCTTTAGATGAAAAAGAAGCTAGACAAACAATTCTTCGTGCTTTAGTAGCTAAATATTCTATTAGTGAGTTGACTAAATTAGGTCCTAATGGATTAAAAAAACAAGTTAACATCAGTTATTATTATTTACGGAAAATAGCTACAAATACGTATCCTGATAATTAA
- the repA gene encoding plasmid replication initiator RepA — MPRKNYIYNPKPVFNPPKNEKKRSTFICYAMKKASEIDVARSSLNHTLLPIDPKTGNILPRFRRLNEHRACAMRAIVSAMLYYFNIDSKLVEASIEKLADECGLSTFSDSGNKSITRASRLINEFLEPMGFVKCRRIKNTSISNYIPKKIFLTPMFFMLCNISKSKINNYLSKKMKLSQKLKKQEKKMFISFSDIKIISQLDEQSARNKILNALINYYSASELTKIGPKGLKKKIDIEYNNLCKLYKKK, encoded by the coding sequence GTGCCTAGAAAAAATTATATATATAATCCTAAACCAGTTTTTAATCCACCTAAAAATGAGAAAAAAAGATCTACATTTATTTGTTATGCAATGAAAAAAGCATCTGAAATAGACGTTGCTAGAAGCAGTTTAAATCATACTTTATTGCCTATAGATCCTAAAACTGGTAATATTTTACCTCGATTTAGACGATTAAATGAACATCGAGCGTGTGCTATGAGAGCCATAGTATCAGCCATGTTGTACTATTTTAATATTGATTCTAAACTAGTCGAAGCTTCTATTGAAAAATTAGCAGATGAATGTGGATTGTCTACTTTTTCAGATTCTGGAAATAAATCTATTACTCGTGCCTCACGTTTGATAAACGAATTTTTAGAACCAATGGGTTTTGTTAAATGCAGGAGAATAAAAAATACTTCCATTAGTAATTATATACCTAAAAAAATATTTTTGACACCTATGTTTTTTATGTTATGCAATATTTCAAAATCCAAAATAAATAATTATTTATCTAAAAAAATGAAGTTATCTCAAAAATTAAAAAAACAGGAAAAGAAAATGTTTATTTCTTTTTCAGATATCAAAATTATTTCACAATTAGATGAACAATCAGCTAGAAATAAAATTTTAAATGCTTTAATTAATTATTATTCAGCTAGTGAATTAACAAAAATAGGTCCAAAGGGTCTTAAAAAAAAGATAGATATTGAATATAATAATTTATGTAAGTTATACAAAAAAAAATAA
- the leuD gene encoding 3-isopropylmalate dehydratase small subunit codes for MFKFTQHTGVVAPLDVSNIDTDIIIPKQFLKRINKIGFGKFLFHNWRFFDENQLKKNNKFILNKTIYKNASILLTRENFGCGSSREHAVWSLLDYGFKVIISSSFADIFYNNSFNNKLLLITLKNQEIDFLFDIIKKNIGIKCTVNLVDKKIFINGNVFSFELDDFYRFCLLNNLDSIDLTMKFLKDIKIYEEHIPDFILNRRRFKSYF; via the coding sequence ATGTTTAAATTTACTCAACATACTGGTGTTGTTGCCCCCCTAGATGTATCTAATATAGATACAGATATTATTATTCCTAAGCAATTTTTAAAGAGAATAAATAAAATTGGATTTGGTAAATTTTTATTTCATAATTGGCGCTTTTTTGATGAAAATCAATTAAAAAAAAATAATAAATTTATATTAAATAAAACAATTTATAAAAATGCTAGTATTTTATTAACTAGAGAGAATTTTGGTTGCGGATCATCAAGAGAGCATGCTGTTTGGTCCTTGTTAGACTATGGTTTTAAAGTAATTATATCATCTAGTTTCGCTGATATTTTTTATAATAATAGTTTTAATAATAAACTCCTTTTAATTACTTTAAAAAATCAGGAAATTGATTTTCTTTTTGATATTATCAAAAAAAATATAGGTATTAAATGTACAGTAAACTTAGTTGATAAAAAAATTTTTATAAATGGAAACGTTTTTTCATTTGAATTAGATGATTTTTATCGATTTTGTTTATTAAATAATTTAGACAGTATTGATCTAACCATGAAATTTTTAAAAGATATTAAGATTTATGAAGAGCATATACCTGATTTTATTTTAAATAGAAGAAGATTTAAATCTTATTTTTAA